One genomic segment of Stigmatopora argus isolate UIUO_Sarg chromosome 3, RoL_Sarg_1.0, whole genome shotgun sequence includes these proteins:
- the cdkn1cb gene encoding cyclin-dependent kinase inhibitor 1B isoform X2 produces MGEMSHAQLSSIAMERLVARRTFPLHKRTGVCRNLFGPVDHEELSREMSTKLREISERDRQRWNFNFDDNTPLDGDYDWVEVSSDNSPAFYRGSTQLSVPATAGKQQPDPLERLAASGESDVPPAELNQENRADKLNAGRLARRMASFGGRKRPAAPEENTTHITDFFAKRKKAAERKCVEMSHRSKSPVPKEQTPRKRIR; encoded by the exons ATGGGGGAAATGTCTCACGCCCAGTTATCGAGCATCGCCATGGAACGGCTGGTAGCCCGGAGGACCTTCCCCCTCCACAAGCGCACCGGCGTCTGCCGAAATCTCTTCGGGCCGGTGGACCACGAAGAGCTGAGCCGGGAAATGAGCACGAAACTGCGGGAGATTTCCGAGCGTGACCGGCAGCGGTGGAACTTTAATTTCGACGACAACACCCCGCTGGACGGAGACTACGATTGGGTGGAGGTGTCCTCGGATAACAGTCCGGCGTTCTACCGGGGCTCGACGCAGCTTAGCGTCCCCGCGACGGCCGGCAAGCAGCAGCCGGACCCGCTGGAGCGTCTGGCGGCGTCCGGGGAGAGCGACGTCCCGCCGGCGGAGCTCAACCAGGAGAACCGCGCGGATAAGCTCAACGCCGGGAGGCTCGCCCGTAGGATGGCCTCGTTCGGTGGGCGTAAGAGGCCAGCGGCCCCGGAGGAGAACACCACGCACATTACAG ATTTCTTCGCCAAACGGAAGAAGGCCGCCGAGAGAAAGTGTGTGGAGATGAGCCATCGTTCCAAATCGCCCGTTCCTAAGGAGCAAACCCCCAGGAAGAGAATCCGTTGA
- the cdkn1cb gene encoding cyclin-dependent kinase inhibitor 1B isoform X1 — MGEMSHAQLSSIAMERLVARRTFPLHKRTGVCRNLFGPVDHEELSREMSTKLREISERDRQRWNFNFDDNTPLDGDYDWVEVSSDNSPAFYRGSTQLSVPATAGKQQPDPLERLAASGESDVPPAELNQENRADKLNAGRLARRMASFGGRKRPAAPEENTTHITVDFFAKRKKAAERKCVEMSHRSKSPVPKEQTPRKRIR, encoded by the exons ATGGGGGAAATGTCTCACGCCCAGTTATCGAGCATCGCCATGGAACGGCTGGTAGCCCGGAGGACCTTCCCCCTCCACAAGCGCACCGGCGTCTGCCGAAATCTCTTCGGGCCGGTGGACCACGAAGAGCTGAGCCGGGAAATGAGCACGAAACTGCGGGAGATTTCCGAGCGTGACCGGCAGCGGTGGAACTTTAATTTCGACGACAACACCCCGCTGGACGGAGACTACGATTGGGTGGAGGTGTCCTCGGATAACAGTCCGGCGTTCTACCGGGGCTCGACGCAGCTTAGCGTCCCCGCGACGGCCGGCAAGCAGCAGCCGGACCCGCTGGAGCGTCTGGCGGCGTCCGGGGAGAGCGACGTCCCGCCGGCGGAGCTCAACCAGGAGAACCGCGCGGATAAGCTCAACGCCGGGAGGCTCGCCCGTAGGATGGCCTCGTTCGGTGGGCGTAAGAGGCCAGCGGCCCCGGAGGAGAACACCACGCACATTACAG TAGATTTCTTCGCCAAACGGAAGAAGGCCGCCGAGAGAAAGTGTGTGGAGATGAGCCATCGTTCCAAATCGCCCGTTCCTAAGGAGCAAACCCCCAGGAAGAGAATCCGTTGA